The following coding sequences lie in one Salvelinus fontinalis isolate EN_2023a chromosome 21, ASM2944872v1, whole genome shotgun sequence genomic window:
- the prkab1a gene encoding 5'-AMP-activated protein kinase subunit beta-1a isoform X2, with amino-acid sequence MGNTNTGMGTGHRRDSRAKEGDRPKILMDSPEDADMFHGEDIKAPLEKEEYLAWRQDLEADKGPTLDRPTVFRWTGSGKEVFLSGSFNNWANKIPLTRSQNNFVAIVDLPEGEHQYKFYVDGTWTHDPAEPVVTNQLGTVNNVIQVKKTDFEVFDALMVDSQKCSDMSDLSSSPPGPYHQDPYIPKQEEKFKSPPILPPHLLQVILNKDTGISCDPALLPEPNHVMLNHLYALSIKDGVMVLSATHRYKKKYVTTLLYKPI; translated from the exons ATGGGGAACACTAACACCGGTATGGGTACGGGACACAGGCGGGACAGCCGCGCCAAGGAGGGCGACAGGCCTAAAATCCTTATGGACAGTCCAGAGGATGCTGATATGTTCCATGGAGAGGACATCAAG GCTCCACTAGAGAAAGAGGAGTACCTTGCATGGCGGCAGGACCTGGAGGCTGATAAAGGGCCCACACTGGACCGCCCCACTGTGTTCCGCTGGACTGGAAGCGGAAAGGAAGTCTTTCTGTCCGGATCCTTCAACAACTGGGCCAACAAGATCCCCCTAACCAGGAG TCAGAACAACTTTGTGGCAATTGTGGATCTGCCTGAAGGGGAGCATCAGTATAAGTTCTATGTGGACGGAACGTGGACCCATGACCCAGCTGAG CCTGTTGTAACCAACCAGCTAGGCACAGTCAACAATGTCATCCAAGTGAAGAAGACTGACTTTGAGGTGTTTGATGCACTTATGGTGGACTCACAGAAATGCTCTGATATGTCAG ACCTGTCCAGCTCCCCTCCCGGACCGTACCATCAGGACCCTTACATACCCAAGCAGGAAGAAAAGTTCAAGTCTCCGCCCATTCTCCCACCTCACTTGCTACAGGTCATCCTAAACAAGGACACAGGAATCTCT tgTGACCCTGCATTGCTCCCAGAACCCAACCATGTCATGCTCAATCACCTCTACGCCTTGTCCATCAAG gatggtgtgatggtgcttagTGCGACTCATCGCTACAAGAAGAAGTATGTCACCACCCTGCTGTATAAGCCGATCTGA
- the prkab1a gene encoding 5'-AMP-activated protein kinase subunit beta-1a isoform X1, giving the protein MGNTNTGMGTGHRRDSRAKEGDRPKILMDSPEDADMFHGEDIKAPLEKEEYLAWRQDLEADKGPTLDRPTVFRWTGSGKEVFLSGSFNNWANKIPLTRSQNNFVAIVDLPEGEHQYKFYVDGTWTHDPAEPVVTNQLGTVNNVIQVKKTDFEVFDALMVDSQKCSDMSGQCQDLSSSPPGPYHQDPYIPKQEEKFKSPPILPPHLLQVILNKDTGISCDPALLPEPNHVMLNHLYALSIKDGVMVLSATHRYKKKYVTTLLYKPI; this is encoded by the exons ATGGGGAACACTAACACCGGTATGGGTACGGGACACAGGCGGGACAGCCGCGCCAAGGAGGGCGACAGGCCTAAAATCCTTATGGACAGTCCAGAGGATGCTGATATGTTCCATGGAGAGGACATCAAG GCTCCACTAGAGAAAGAGGAGTACCTTGCATGGCGGCAGGACCTGGAGGCTGATAAAGGGCCCACACTGGACCGCCCCACTGTGTTCCGCTGGACTGGAAGCGGAAAGGAAGTCTTTCTGTCCGGATCCTTCAACAACTGGGCCAACAAGATCCCCCTAACCAGGAG TCAGAACAACTTTGTGGCAATTGTGGATCTGCCTGAAGGGGAGCATCAGTATAAGTTCTATGTGGACGGAACGTGGACCCATGACCCAGCTGAG CCTGTTGTAACCAACCAGCTAGGCACAGTCAACAATGTCATCCAAGTGAAGAAGACTGACTTTGAGGTGTTTGATGCACTTATGGTGGACTCACAGAAATGCTCTGATATGTCAGGTCAGTGTCAAG ACCTGTCCAGCTCCCCTCCCGGACCGTACCATCAGGACCCTTACATACCCAAGCAGGAAGAAAAGTTCAAGTCTCCGCCCATTCTCCCACCTCACTTGCTACAGGTCATCCTAAACAAGGACACAGGAATCTCT tgTGACCCTGCATTGCTCCCAGAACCCAACCATGTCATGCTCAATCACCTCTACGCCTTGTCCATCAAG gatggtgtgatggtgcttagTGCGACTCATCGCTACAAGAAGAAGTATGTCACCACCCTGCTGTATAAGCCGATCTGA